The Mangrovivirga cuniculi genomic sequence CATTGTTCAAAAATTTGCTTATTGACGATGGCACAAGAGCATCCTTGCGCCAGGGGGGCTACAAACCTTGACATTTAGCACTTTCCATGCCATTACTTATACAAAATGTTGGCAGTATGTTGTTTTTAGTTTTTCAAATTTCATCTTCTCAGGAAGGTCACACATTATTAATACTCTTTCTCCTTTACTTTCATTAATATCAAATCCAATTGGGAATCTTTCAATTTTATTATTTCGAGAAATCAAATTTGAGTAGCCTGACTTGTATTTCGCAACAGATGGAGAATTAATTACTTTGTAAGGTAGATTTCTTTCTGTTTTATAACCTGAGATTTTCAAGATTTCCTTGTATGCTATATGCTTTAACATTGAATCATTTTGAGGAAAGACATTATCATAAAATTCCAAAACCCAATTATATGCTGAAACACTAGATGTTAATGCATAGCAAAAGAGTTTGTTTGTATTACTCCTTTGTTGCTGATATAAATATTCAAGATGCCTAAACATTAAGGCACCAATTTCAAGTTTGTTTTTGGAATTAGAGACAAGTAAACCTAAATATGAAAAAATAATTCCATTAAGATTATGAGTCTTACAGGTAAGTATGGATGAAATTTTATTTTGATTATCAATTGCCATGTAAACTTTTCTTTCTTGACTTATCATCTCAAGAACTTCTTTGGGATTATCATAGTATTCTCCAATTAAATCTAGAATACTACTTTCATATTTTAATAATGAATTGCTTTTAACTTCTCTAAAAGTCATTTTTCCTTAGTATTTCTGTACTTAATGATATAGACAATTGTAATTCCCGAAGCCAATATCCCAACTCCTTGCCCTAGATAAATAACATAGTCATTTTTTAATATACCATAGGTTGTCCAAAGCACATATGAAATAAAAGAAATGGAAAATAATAGAAGTGATAGGGAATCTGAGTTTTTAGTCTTAATGAGTTTTCGAATCTGGCCAGGAAATCCTAAGAGTTTTAAACTCCAACTTGCTACTAAAGTTAATATTCCTAATAATTTTATCATTTTCAAGGATTTTTCAATTACTGCCAAAGAAATGCTAATCGCGACTCCGTCGCGCTTATTCCTTATATAACTATCGTTGTTTTGATTATTGTTAAATTTCGAAAACTTCGAAAATAGATGTTTCTATCTAAGTTTCAAACCTTTTCACTTTTTAATACCCCTTAGTAAAAAAATGTAACCGATTGTAGTCTGATAATTTAATAAGAGTTTGTAATCGGTTACTAATGGATATTTAATGGAGGTGGCTAAGTTTGGTAATTTTATTAATTTTGAATTTTATACTTTCACCAATGTAAATGTCATTGAATTTGCCACCTTTTGATTTTCTATATTCTGATTTCCCTAAAAACCAGCCATTAAAAATCTATGACTATAGATGGTCGCAATAAAACAAACAGCTATAATACCCAAATTAATAGATGCCCGGACCAGCCATCCCTGCTTTGAAAAGTTATGCTTTAGGATCCTGGTCATCAAAACCGCCAGAGCCATAAATAAAAACCAAATTGAAAAGAAAAATGATATCTTTCCACGATAGACGGTTGTAACAGCATCGTGTATCAGTCCACAAAAAATAAAGGTGAACAGTAATGAAATGGCCTCCGGAAAAACTTTCTTTAATGGTTTAAATATGAACTTCCCCAAATAATATCCAAATATCGGATTCCAATAGTTCCAAAATGTAGAAAAGTTTTTTGATCCAAGTGAGCGGTAAAGATTATTTCTTAATGATTTCGGACTTCCAATTGATACTCCATTTCTTTTTTGATATAGTCCCCCAAAGTAATATTCATTCGTAGCTTGTTTTGCTTGCTGATAAAGTGGTAATAAGTTTTACGCTATTGCTCTTATTCCTTTTAATTTGTTATTTGAGTTTGTTGATAAACTTTTTAATAAAAGTCCCAAAATAGCCCTTCCCTTCTAAAAATCAAACTGTTCTACAATCGGCACGCATTACGCTAATCGCAATGAGCCAGAGAAGGCAGTTAAATACAATTACCCTCTATACTTCAGTTGGAGTCCTTTGAGAAACTTTCTTAACACCTGGTCACCGGCAGGTTTGTACTGCCCTTGTCCGGGTTTTCGGAAAAAGGCACTGAGCTCATGCTTTCCTATTGAAAAATTTGCCAGGTTTAATATCTCCAGCATATCGGTATCCTTCAAATTAAGTGCAATTCGTAGCTTTCGTAGTATCAGATTGTTATTTAAAAAATCTTCTGCTTCGTGTTGTGGTCCGTCCTTGACCCCACGCTTTAAATTGATCAGTCCATTGAGAAAAAGAGCCAGTTCCTTATCTGACATCGGCTGAAAGTATTCATCCTCCTCTTTGAGCATCCAATTGACGACTTCAGAACGGTTCACAGAATATTGTGCAAGTTCAAAAATCTCAATCACCTGATGATCATTCAAATCAAAAGTATAGCGTAGCCGACGTAAAATATCGTTGTTTGTCATGATTGCAATTTATCGAACAACAGATATAAATTAAACAGATCTACTTTATTCTTTTGTATGGCTATCAAATTGGCTGTATTAAACATTCTAACTGAATTTTTTTTATAAACCAAATTCATGACAAAGGCTATATAAAGGTAAGTAAACGTTTATTTCTTTATTAAAATGGCATTTTCAGTTATTTTCATGAATCTTTTCTTTGTCTGAATCTTGATTTACAGGATTAAAGGATTTTGAAGATTATCAATGATAAAAATGAAGAATAAAAACCTCGATGAAATAACATATTTAATTAATGGATGTGCAATTAAAGTACATAATCAACTGGGTAATGGTTTTACTCATATGGTATTTATTTCAAAGGAATTCGTGAATGCTACGCATTTCAGGAAGTTATATACCAAAGATGTTTAGCTCTGGAATTAGAGAATGCAAATTTATCCTTTGAAAGGGAGAAAGATCAAACAATCTATTATAATGGCATCGATGTAGGTACAAGAAGAGCCGATTTCATTGTAGAAAATGAAATCATAGTTGAGATCAAAGCTTTAATTTCTCTGGAAAATGTACACTTAGCTCAAGCAAAGAATTACCTGGTAGCATATGATAAAGCAATTGGGTTATTGCTAAATTTTGGTTCAACCAGTTTAGTAATAAAAAAAGTCTTTAACAATCATCCTGTTAAATCCTAAAATCTTCTAAATCCTGATTCAGACAATAAGCGTTTTCAATCAATGCTTACATGTAGCAAAGCAACTTTTACCAGCGGATATCCAATATTTTTTCAATTCAGATCTCCATTCTCATCTCCAGCAAGTGAGGTTTGAACCCTACCTTCTCGTACGCTTTTTTTGCACTGGTATTTTCATCGTAGACATCTAACTGTACCTCTGTCAAATCTCTACTCTTAGCCCATTCGATTAAAGAATCGATAATCATTTTATTTATCCCCTTACCTCTGTATTCAGGTTTTACGTACATAAATCCCAGATAGGCAAATTCCTTAAACTTCCGATAGGGTTTTGCCTCCATAATCTTGGCATATCCCGAACCTATTATCTCGTTATCGCTTACAGCGACCAATACTTCTGCTTTGTCGCTTTTAATCAGGTCGATGATGTCATAATAATGGATTGTACCATCTTTTAAGGTAGTAGTAAAAGGTCTTTCTGCATCAACGACTCCTTGTTCGAAGCCTAACAGGATATCAATTTCTGCTTCAACTGCTTTTCGAATGGTTATATTCACGGCCTAGATTTATTTATGATGACAAAGGATACATGACTGCTTGATTAGCAACATTCCAAAATACGCTATTTGAAAATAATTTCGCAATAATTACTAATGGTGTAATTCCCTAATCTACTTGCTCTGCATACTCTTTTTTTAGAACAATACATTTTGTTTACATCAAATTGTGTAAACCTATTTCAGGAAAAGTCATCCACACAATGACGGTAAAATCTCAAATAGATAAAAAAATAAATTAAGAGGTGAATTTTTATTAAATTAATATAGGTCTTGAACCATTAAATTATAAATTCCATGGCAGAAGACGATGGTTTAGAAGTGAAAATCGATGCTGAGGCATCAATACATGATATTGATGGAAACTGGTTACATGTTGTTAAGGTATGTAATCTAACGAGCCAACAAAAGGACCTACTCGTCACAAGCTGGCCTTATTATGAAGGAGAAGATGAAAAGACTGGTAGACCGATTGAAGAAGTTGTCATTTTACCACCCGGTGAATGCCAAACTGTTATTTTTCGTATTCGTGCCAGGCCCCGCCAATATTATACAGATGTATACTCCTTACAAATACCAACCGGATATTCTACTCGATACAGATATCATTATA encodes the following:
- a CDS encoding SemiSWEET family transporter; protein product: MIKLLGILTLVASWSLKLLGFPGQIRKLIKTKNSDSLSLLLFSISFISYVLWTTYGILKNDYVIYLGQGVGILASGITIVYIIKYRNTKEK
- a CDS encoding YehS family protein, with protein sequence MTNNDILRRLRYTFDLNDHQVIEIFELAQYSVNRSEVVNWMLKEEDEYFQPMSDKELALFLNGLINLKRGVKDGPQHEAEDFLNNNLILRKLRIALNLKDTDMLEILNLANFSIGKHELSAFFRKPGQGQYKPAGDQVLRKFLKGLQLKYRG
- a CDS encoding GxxExxY protein; amino-acid sequence: MELENANLSFEREKDQTIYYNGIDVGTRRADFIVENEIIVEIKALISLENVHLAQAKNYLVAYDKAIGLLLNFGSTSLVIKKVFNNHPVKS
- a CDS encoding GNAT family N-acetyltransferase; the protein is MNITIRKAVEAEIDILLGFEQGVVDAERPFTTTLKDGTIHYYDIIDLIKSDKAEVLVAVSDNEIIGSGYAKIMEAKPYRKFKEFAYLGFMYVKPEYRGKGINKMIIDSLIEWAKSRDLTEVQLDVYDENTSAKKAYEKVGFKPHLLEMRMEI